The Alkalihalophilus pseudofirmus nucleotide sequence TTATTCATAAAAAAGTAGGCCGCCCTCTGCCTAGTCATAATCTCCAAGCTAGACTTGCGAGCGATTGTAAGGAGGGTGTGTAATGGACTCACTCGTTTTACTTGAAAAGAATGAAGAGGGCGTTGCGCTTCTGACACTAAACCGTCCGAACGCTGCAAATGCTCTTTCAGTAGACATGTTAAAGCAATTTCATGCGCATTTGGATGAATTGGCATTTGATGAGAAGGTACGAGTGGTTGTGATCACTGGTGCAGGAGAAAAAGTCTTCTGTGCAGGGGCTGACCTAAAAGAACGTGCTGGAATGAACCCAACCGAAGTAAAGCGGACAGTTACACTCATTCGCACCCTGATGGATAAAGTAGAAACACTGCCGCAGCCGACGATTGCAGCCATGAATGGGGGCGCATTTGGCGGCGGACTTGAGCTCGCATTAAGCTGTGATATCCGTATCGCTAAAACAGGCGCCTTATATGGTTTAACAGAAACAGCTTTAGCGATTATTCCCGGAGCGGGAGGAACGCAGCGTCTGCCAAGGCTGATTGGTATTGGGAAAGCAAAAGAACTGATCTACAGCGCAGCTCGAATTGATGCAGATGAGGCGAAGCAAATTGGCCTTGTCGAAAGAGTCGAAGAGGCACATACACTTTTAAGAAGTGCTTATGAGCTTGCCGGTAAGATGGCTTCAAATGGACCAATCGCGCTAAGACAGGCTAAGCGTGCCATCCAGGCTGGAATGCAGGTAGATCTTGCCACAGGACTTGAGATTGAGAAGTTAGCTTATGAACAAACGATTCCAACAAAAGACCGGCTTGAAGGTCTGCAAGCGTTTAAAGAAAAGCGCAAACCGAACTACAGAGGAGAATAGGAGGCGTTTAGATGTCATTTGAACAAGTATTACAAGAACGTGTTGAGAAGATCAAAAAGGGTGGGGCTGAGAAATACCACGCAAGCAATGCGGAAAAGGGTAAATTATTTGTACGAGAGCGTCTTGAGCAATTATTCGATGAAGGAGTAGAACTTGAAGATGGCTTATTTGCTAATTGCCAAGCAGAAGGTCTGCCGGCAGATGGGGTCGTTACAGCAATAGGCAAGATTCATGGACAAACGGTTTGTGTGATGGCTAATGATTCAACGATTAAAGCAGGATCTTGGGGAGCAAGGACGGTTGAGAAAATTATCCGCATTCAAGAAACGGCTGAAAAATTGAATGTACCAATGCTTTATTTAGTGGACTCAGCCGGAGCGCGTATTACAGATCAAGTAGAAATGTTCCCAGGCCGCAGAGGAGCAGGGCGCATTTTCTATAACCAGGTGAAACTATCTGGGCGTGTGCCGCAAATTTGCTTATTATTCGGCCCTTCGGCTGCTGGCGGTGCGTACATCCCTGCATTCTGTGACATTGTCATTATGGTAGACGGCAATGCCTCAATGTATCTAGGTTCTCCGCGAATGGCTGAGATGGTCATTGGGGAGAAAGTATCACTTGAGGAGATGGGCGGAGCGAAAATGCATTGCTCGGTTTCCGGGTGTGGAGATGTACTTGCAAAATCAGAAGAAGAAGCGATCTCTATGGCTCGTGAATACTTGTCCTACTTCCCAGCAAATTATGGTGAACTGCCCCCTGAGACCACACCAGCTGCGCCTAAAGAGTTTGAAAAAAGTATTGATGAAATCATTCCTAAAAATCAAAACGCGCCATTTAATATGCATGATTTAATTGAGCGTGTAATTGATGAAGGCTCTTTCTTTGAAATTAAAAAGCTTTTCGCACCGGAGCTCATCACAGGGCTTGCACGTATGGACGGGAAACCTGTAGGAATTATTGCCAATCAGCCGCGTGCCAAAGGCGGGGTGTTATTCCACGATTCTGCTGATAAAGCTGCAAAATTCATCAACTTATGTGATGCCTATCATATCCCGCTCGTTTTCTTAGCGGATATTCCAGGCTTTATGATCGGAACGAAGGTAGAGCGAGCCGGTATTATTCGCCACGGCGCTAAAATGATTTCTGCAATGTCAGAAGCAACGGTGCCAAAGATCTCGATTATTGTGAGAAAAGCATACGGTGCAGGTCTTTATGCGATGGCTGGCCCTGCATTTGAACCAGATTGCTGCTTAGCCTTGCCTAATGCTCAAATTGCTGTAATGGGACCTGAGGCGGCTGTTAATGCAGTATATGCTAAGAAAATCTCAGAGCTGCCAGAAGAGGAAAGACCAGCATTTGTTGAAGAGAAGCGTAATGAATATAAGGAAAATATTGATGTGTATCGCTTAGCTTCTGAAATGGTCATTGATGGCATCGTTCAAGGAAACGACCTGCGTAAAGAGCTCGTGACACGCCTTGAAGCCTACCGTACAAAGGAATTAGACTTCACACACCGCAAGCACCCAGTTTACCCAGTATAACTTTTAACAAGAAGAGACTTGGGGTCACCGTGTTTTAACAAATGAGAAAAAAATGAACCGTGTATATAGCGGCTGTTTACTTTATTGCACTGGAGTCTGATTAACATATTTGGAGGACTCACTTTTGCTTTTTGCTATGGAGGATTGACAATGAGACTCTTGTTAGAAGTACTCAATTTCCTCCTCGCTCCGTTGATTGGAGCGGAAGGTAATCGACTCCTGCGGGATGTGCGTGGCCATGGGAGACCCCACAGGAGCAAAGCGACGAGCCGGACCGCCCGCGGAAAGCTATTGCCTGCAGCGGATATCAACAACTAGTAAAAGCGGGATACTTTTTCTTCTAGCATGATTCAGCAGCGGCTTATATGCTCTTTCTATCATTTAGTTCTAAATTCATACCACACTTTGATCCTGGTCTCTTTTTCAAAATGTGAGGGGGAAAAACGATGAGTGAGACTGTCTGGCATCCAACGAAAGAATATATTGAGTCAACACGACTTTATCAATGGATGAACAAATTAGGATACAGCGATTATGATACGTTTTTCAATAAAACGGTTGAAGACGTAGCATGGTTTTGGCATGAAGCAGAAAAAGAATTAGAAATTCCTTGGTATGAGCCCTATACCAAATCATTGAATGATGCAAACGGCATAGAATGGCCGATTTGGTTTGAAGAAGGTACCTTAAATGCATCTCATCTCTCCATTGGAAAATGGGCAGAAGATCCTTCCATGAAAGATAAAAAAGCGCTTGTTTGGGAAGGCGAAGACGGGGCAGTTAGATCCTTTACATATATAGAAATGCAAGAGGAAGTGGACCGTGTAGCAGGAGGCTTCCGCAAGCTGGGCCTGAAAAAGGGCGATGTTGTTGGAATCTATATGCCTATGCTGCCAGAAACGGTGATTGCGATGATGGCTGCTTCAAAGATTGGTGCAGTGTTCGCCCCGGTATTTTCAGGCTATGGCGCAGAAGCAGTGGCAACTAGGCTTAATGCGGGAGAGGCTAAAGCTCTTATTACAGCAGATGGATTTTTAAGACGTGGGAAGACTGTGATGATGAAGGAAGAAGCTGACCGTGCGGCTGACTTATCTCCCACCGTGGAAAAAGTGATCGTCATCAGCCGTCTGAATGCCGATACTATGTGGAATGATGAACGGGATGTTGATTGGCAGGAAATGCGTAACTCTGAGAAATATGAGCAGACAGAACGGATGGACAGCCAAGAACCTCTTATGCTTTTATATACGTCAGGGACAACCGGTAAGCCAAAAGGGGCAGTGCATACACATAGCGGCTTCCCGATTAAAGCGGCATTTGACGCTGGAATTGGGATGGATGTAAAAAGAGAAGATGTTCTTTTCTGGTATACCGATATGGGCTGGATGATGGGACCTTTTCTTGTTTACGGTGGTTTAGTTAATGGAGCTACAATTCTGTTATATGAAGGTACACCTGATTACCCAAATCCCGACCGTATATGGGAACTTGTGGCGAAGCATAACGTCAGCCATCTTGGTATTTCACCTACGTTAATACGATCTTTAATGACGCAAGGCGACGAGTGGGTCAATAAGCATTCCTTAGATACACTGCGTGTAGTAGGATCAACAGGTGAACCGTGGAATCCTGAGCCGTGGATGTGGCTTTTTCAGAATGTCGGTAAAAAACAAATCCCTATTTTTAATTATTCTGGCGGCACAGAAATTGCCGGTGGGATCTTAGGGAATGTACTCGTCAGACCAATAGGACCAATCACTTTTAACTCTCCGTTACCCGGAATGGCAGCAGATGTATTTGACCCAACCGGAAAGCCTGTTGAAAATGAAGTAGGCGAACTCGTAATTAAAAAGCCGTGGGTAGGGATGACAAAGGGATTCTGGGGTGACTCGGAACGTTATTTAAACACCTACTGGAGCCGATTCGAGCAAACGTGGGTACACGGAGACTGGGTGATTAAAGATACGGAGGGGCAATGGACGATTACCGGCCGATCGGATGATATTTTAAATGTTGCCGGCAAACGCTTAGGTCCTGCTGAAGTAGAATCAGTTCTCGTCGGTCATGAGGCAGTGAAGGAAGCAGGTACAATCGGAATTCCTGATGAAGTAAAAGGAGAAGCTGCGATTTGCTTTGCTGTTCTAAATCAATCAAAGGAACCTAGTGAGGCACTAAAAAAAGAGTTGTTAAGTCTAGTTGCTGAAAAGCTAGGAAAGGCGCTTAAGCCAAAAAATCTATACTTTGTCAGTGACCTGCCGAAAACAAGAAATGCAAAAGTAATGCGAAGGGCAATTAAGGCCGCTTATTTAGGATTAGAAACAGGAGATTTATCTGCTCTAGAGAATCCTCAAGTTTTACGTGAGATCGAGCAGGTAAAAGAAAATGTGAATTTATAAAAACAAGCAGATAAGACAATCGTCTTATCTGCTTTTTACTTGGACAAGTTTTTCCCTCTAATTACCAATAAAATTATTTGTATTCTTGTACATAAGCAGCAGGAAAAAAACCAAACTATGATTACACAAGGAGGAGGTGAGACACATGGCTAACAACAACAGCTCAAATCAACTTGTAGTACCTGGCGTACAACAAGCACTTGATCAAATGAAATATGAAATCGCTTCTGAGTTTGGTGTACAATTAGGACCTGATGCTACAGCTCGTGCTAACGGATCTGTAGGTGGTGAAATCACTAAGCGTTTAGTTCAAATGGCTGAACAACAAATGGGTGGTTACCAAAAGTAATTAAATATAATGGCTTAAGAGGTGGGTTCGCTCACCTCTTATTTATTGGAAGGACGGGTTCTAATGAGCATGTGTCCGGCATGTAATGGCCTTACTACACTTCATATCACATGTGAATATTGTGGACAAAATGTAACCATTTATGGTCGCACCTCCGATTATCAAGATGATTATAGTGCTTATGAAGAGTATGATGTAACAAGCGCTCAATCGATTCAAACTCAATCAACTCAAACTGAGAGTGAAGGCTGCACGCATTATGTAGGATGTGAAAGTTGCCGAACATCCTACACTTATTCATTTATAGAAGTTGACTACAACACGTAAGAAGCGACTTATCTCGTATTGAGAAAGCCGCTTCTATTTGTTTTATGGACGGATACGTAATTCAGTTTCTGCATCAAAGAAGTGAGCTTTGTTCATATCAAAGGCAAGATCTAGTGACTGACCGCCTTCTATATCTGTACGTGAATCAATTCTAGCAACAAATGCTTGGCCATTAACAGAAGAATAAAGAACGGTTTCTGCACCTGTCAGCTCGGCTACATCGATTTCAGCTGTTAATTTTGTTTCCGGTGATGATTCGATAAACAGAAGTTCATCATGAATATCTTCTGGACGAACGCCTAAAATAATCTCTTTGTTCATGTATCCTTTATCACGAAGAACAGACAACTTGCCAGCTGGTACTTTAACGGTTACATCACCAACTTTAAAATAATCGCCTTCAATTTTTCCAGTGATAAAGTTCATCGAAGGAGAACCAATAAATCCACCAACGAAAACATTCTCTGGGTTATCATATACGTCTTTAGGTGTACCTACTTGCTGAATAAATCCATCTTTCATAATAACAATGCGACTAGCCATCGTCATCGCTTCTGTTTGGTCGTGCGTTACGTAAATCGTTGTTGTTTGCAAACGCTTGTGTAGTTTAGTGATCTCAGCACGCATTTGTACACGTAATTTCGCATCTAAGTTTGATAATGGCTCATCCATTAAGAATACTTGAGGATCACGAACGATTGCACGGCCTAGGGCAACACGTTGACGCTGACCCCCAGACATTGCTTTTGGTTTACGATCTAACATCGCTTCAAGGCCTAGAATTTTTGCAGCATCTCTCACGCGACGGTCAATTTCATCTTTTTTAAATTTACGAAGCTTTAAACCGAAAGCCATGTTTTCGTATACATTCATATGCGGGTATAGAGCGTAGTTTTGGAATACCATCGCAATATCACGATCTTTTGGTGCTACATCATTAACGCGGCGGTCGCCGATGTATAAATCACCTTTTGAGATATCCTCAAGCCCTGCAATCATACGTAGTGTCGTTGATTTACCACAACCAGATGGCCCAACAAAAACAATAAACTCTTTATCTTTAATGTCAAGATTAAAATCAGTTACTGCAGTCACATCACCATCATAAATTTTATATATGTTTTTTAATTGAATATCTGCCATTTTAAATCCCCCTCATGTGTTCGTGCTGTTATTGTAACCCCTTTCACACAAGCAGAGCTATGGTCAGTGTGCACAAGCTTTCAGTCATCGTTTGTGCACATTGACGATTAATCATGTTGATAATGAAGGAGAAGCATATAGACGAGAGCTGCATCTGAGAATTGTTTTATATCAATACCAGTCCGATCTACAAATTTATCAATCCGGTATTGCAAACTATTTCTGTGCATATGTAAGGCTTTCGCTGCTTGTGTAGTATTAAGATTATGGCTGAAGTACGTCCCAACCGTTGTAAGCAGCTCCTTATCATTAAGCAGTTCCACAGAAATCAAGCGTTGGATGATACGATCCATTTCCTTACCAGTTGAATTCCTCATTAAATACAAAAGCAGCACCTCTTGTTCTTTATAAACGTGTTTAGGGTGGCTTTTAGATAAAAGGTATTGAAATAGCTCATGTTGAAATAAGAAGGACTCCCTAGAATTCTCGACTGTGGATTCAATCCCAATCAAGGTATATAAATCAAGATAAAAATCCATTGAGATCGCTTCAGCAAAGCTCTCTATATCCATCTCATCCCCGTATCCATCTATTGACTCTAATACAACGACTCCATATTGTTGATGCACCCAGACTATCGTTATTACATGCGGAAATGCCTCCTGCCAGGTAGAGCTAAGGGCTTCGTAATCATCAATTGATTCGCTTAAATGAAAATGAATAAGCCGGACAGGCCTCTCTATGTTTGGCTGCCTCACATCTGATTCAAGCAGCCACGCCCGCCATTCTTTGTCTGTATATGTGACGGCTTTTGGGGTGTGCTGATACTCTTTATAAAAATACGTTAATAATGCTGTCTCTTTTTCATTTAACTGATCCCGCCAAAAACCAAGAAGGGAAGCTGAATCATCAATCAGCCATAAAACTTCTGGATGTGGAGGAGTGATATGGGCTGGAACAATGGCTTTTTCAAATAATCGTTTGATTTTTTCATTCACAGTTACTAAGCACCTCTCATATACACTGTTTTTACAGAGTATAACAAACAATGGAGAATGACAGAAACAAATCTGCCAAAACAAAAATCCTTCTGCATATAACACGAGAAGGATTTAATACATGTTGTTATTTATTTTCATTTGGTCGATCTTCTCTTTCAAGATCTCTTGCTTCTTCAATGGTTCCTGCGTGATGTTCATTTACGACACCGCCGCCAAGCCCCTCATTAATCATCCGGTCGATATCCATAAAAAACTCGTCTCTTCCTTCATTAGATGAACCAGTAGAAGAACTATACTTGTTTTCCTTTTTCTTATCTGACATCGCTCACCCCTCCTTTACCTATAGGATGGATGATTACGAATAAATCTATGCATTAATGCTCTTCGTATACATGATATAACATCAAGTCATGGACTTTGGGTTCAAGCTCCTTTTTCTTGTCCTCAGTTGGCACTGGATGATTCCAATCAATTGAGCCATCCTTATGGTACGTACCAGTTAAGTACGATCCCGCGTAAAAAAAAGAAAAGGCCCATTCTCTGCGTACTAAATTATTTCGAAGTTCCTTCCATTGAAAATGAGAAATCAATTTGCTGCCCCCTAACATGCTGCATATAGTTTAAGCGTTTACAATAACTATATCATGTCCGGGAGTGTTGTGTTAGGCTTCCTTTTCCGAAATATCATCCGAATGCCAATGCCCGCCTCCAAACCATAAGTAAACCTGCCCATCAGATTCGTGGATATAGGTAAAACAAACAAGTCCTGATTGTAAGGCCATCTTGATTCCGGCTTCGTCATTGTATTTGATTTTTTTGTACATCACACCGAGATCCTGCATAGATGATTCTATAAGGCTTCTTTGTATATGAGTGTGTTTATACTTTGGAGCAAGTAAAACTGCTGAGAGTTTGGTTCCAAAATTAACGACTACAGAACAAGCAATGATTTTCCCTTCCCAAAGAGCAATTTTAATGGAATTCCCAGCTTCTTCGATATGGTGTTTCTTTAGATGAAATACATATGAGTGGATTGGCTGCTTAGGTGCCTTGTCGTACCGTTTTGTAAAACGTATGAGCGGACGCCGGTACTTTTCCCAATTATGATAATTGATGGTAATGATCTTCAACGCACTTCCTCCTTTTCTGTTGAATAAAAAGAAAGCCACAAAAAGAAAAATCATAAAAAGAAAGCAACGATTTTAGCTTCCGAATATATATGGAACTAGCGTATGGAGAGCGTGATATCGTATACTATGTGATATGCGCCTATATGGTGATTGATAGAAAGGGTGACAGCTGTTGGATACAGCATGGTTTATTGGATTTATGGTAATCATAGGAGCCGTTATTGGCGGTGCAACAAATTCACTTGCTATTAAAATGTTATTTAGACCTTATACTGAAAAAAGAATTGGGAAGTGGAGAGTTCCTTTTACTCCAGGACTCATTCCGAAACGCCATCAAGAGCTAGCAACACAGCTTGGCCACATGGTTGTACATTATTTACTCACAGCAGAAGGATTAGGTAAGAAACTAAAGAGTACAGCGTTTGTAAAAGCGATGAATGACTGGTTATCGACGGAACTGTTGAAGCTGCTTAGAAGTGAACTAACGATAGGAGAGCTTCTAGAAGATAAACTTGGTGTGAAAGAGCCGAAACAGACACTGCTTCAAAAAACGGAAGGCTTGATTGAAAAAAGCTATGATCGTTTCTTTCAAGAGAACCGTTATAAGCAGATCAGTGAGGTGCTTCCAAGAGGGGTTAATGAAAAAATTGACCATAGTGTACCCGTAATTGCGGACTTCTTGTTAGAGAGAGGACAAGCTCTTTTTAGCAGTGAAGAAGGCAAGGAGCGTCTAAGCAAGATGATTGACCGTTTTCTTTTAAATAAGGGGACATTAGGAAATATGATTTCAATGTTTCTTGGCAATGAGAGGCTCGTTGATAAGCTCCAGCCTGAACTAATGAAGTTTATGCGAGATGATGGTACAAAGAGAATGGTTGAAGAGATTTTAGAAAAAGAGTGGGCGAAACTAAAACAAAAAGATGTATCACTCATAGAAGATCAACTAAACAAAGAAGATATTATTGAGTATATGACGACCGCTTTAGAGAAAAATGTCCCGTTTTATCAATGGGTAGACCAGCCGCTTTGTGACTGGAGTGAACCATTTGAAGACACGTTAGTTACCAATTGGGTGCCAAAGCTTGTCGATGCTGTTTCTGATTTATTAGCCCTGCACCTTGAAGGACTGTTAGAAAAGCTGAATTTAGAGGATATCGTTCGTGAGCAGGTTGAGGCATTCTCTGTAGAACGTTTAGAGGAACTGGTATTAACGATCTCTAAACGGGAATTTAAAATGATCACCTATCTTGG carries:
- a CDS encoding YheE family protein; the protein is MISHFQWKELRNNLVRREWAFSFFYAGSYLTGTYHKDGSIDWNHPVPTEDKKKELEPKVHDLMLYHVYEEH
- a CDS encoding enoyl-CoA hydratase, with protein sequence MDSLVLLEKNEEGVALLTLNRPNAANALSVDMLKQFHAHLDELAFDEKVRVVVITGAGEKVFCAGADLKERAGMNPTEVKRTVTLIRTLMDKVETLPQPTIAAMNGGAFGGGLELALSCDIRIAKTGALYGLTETALAIIPGAGGTQRLPRLIGIGKAKELIYSAARIDADEAKQIGLVERVEEAHTLLRSAYELAGKMASNGPIALRQAKRAIQAGMQVDLATGLEIEKLAYEQTIPTKDRLEGLQAFKEKRKPNYRGE
- a CDS encoding DUF445 domain-containing protein, with protein sequence MDTAWFIGFMVIIGAVIGGATNSLAIKMLFRPYTEKRIGKWRVPFTPGLIPKRHQELATQLGHMVVHYLLTAEGLGKKLKSTAFVKAMNDWLSTELLKLLRSELTIGELLEDKLGVKEPKQTLLQKTEGLIEKSYDRFFQENRYKQISEVLPRGVNEKIDHSVPVIADFLLERGQALFSSEEGKERLSKMIDRFLLNKGTLGNMISMFLGNERLVDKLQPELMKFMRDDGTKRMVEEILEKEWAKLKQKDVSLIEDQLNKEDIIEYMTTALEKNVPFYQWVDQPLCDWSEPFEDTLVTNWVPKLVDAVSDLLALHLEGLLEKLNLEDIVREQVEAFSVERLEELVLTISKREFKMITYLGALLGGMIGFIQGLFVLFIG
- a CDS encoding acyl-CoA carboxylase subunit beta, encoding MSFEQVLQERVEKIKKGGAEKYHASNAEKGKLFVRERLEQLFDEGVELEDGLFANCQAEGLPADGVVTAIGKIHGQTVCVMANDSTIKAGSWGARTVEKIIRIQETAEKLNVPMLYLVDSAGARITDQVEMFPGRRGAGRIFYNQVKLSGRVPQICLLFGPSAAGGAYIPAFCDIVIMVDGNASMYLGSPRMAEMVIGEKVSLEEMGGAKMHCSVSGCGDVLAKSEEEAISMAREYLSYFPANYGELPPETTPAAPKEFEKSIDEIIPKNQNAPFNMHDLIERVIDEGSFFEIKKLFAPELITGLARMDGKPVGIIANQPRAKGGVLFHDSADKAAKFINLCDAYHIPLVFLADIPGFMIGTKVERAGIIRHGAKMISAMSEATVPKISIIVRKAYGAGLYAMAGPAFEPDCCLALPNAQIAVMGPEAAVNAVYAKKISELPEEERPAFVEEKRNEYKENIDVYRLASEMVIDGIVQGNDLRKELVTRLEAYRTKELDFTHRKHPVYPV
- a CDS encoding ABC transporter ATP-binding protein, encoding MADIQLKNIYKIYDGDVTAVTDFNLDIKDKEFIVFVGPSGCGKSTTLRMIAGLEDISKGDLYIGDRRVNDVAPKDRDIAMVFQNYALYPHMNVYENMAFGLKLRKFKKDEIDRRVRDAAKILGLEAMLDRKPKAMSGGQRQRVALGRAIVRDPQVFLMDEPLSNLDAKLRVQMRAEITKLHKRLQTTTIYVTHDQTEAMTMASRIVIMKDGFIQQVGTPKDVYDNPENVFVGGFIGSPSMNFITGKIEGDYFKVGDVTVKVPAGKLSVLRDKGYMNKEIILGVRPEDIHDELLFIESSPETKLTAEIDVAELTGAETVLYSSVNGQAFVARIDSRTDIEGGQSLDLAFDMNKAHFFDAETELRIRP
- a CDS encoding alpha/beta-type small acid-soluble spore protein, producing MANNNSSNQLVVPGVQQALDQMKYEIASEFGVQLGPDATARANGSVGGEITKRLVQMAEQQMGGYQK
- a CDS encoding PucR family transcriptional regulator, yielding MNEKIKRLFEKAIVPAHITPPHPEVLWLIDDSASLLGFWRDQLNEKETALLTYFYKEYQHTPKAVTYTDKEWRAWLLESDVRQPNIERPVRLIHFHLSESIDDYEALSSTWQEAFPHVITIVWVHQQYGVVVLESIDGYGDEMDIESFAEAISMDFYLDLYTLIGIESTVENSRESFLFQHELFQYLLSKSHPKHVYKEQEVLLLYLMRNSTGKEMDRIIQRLISVELLNDKELLTTVGTYFSHNLNTTQAAKALHMHRNSLQYRIDKFVDRTGIDIKQFSDAALVYMLLLHYQHD
- a CDS encoding AMP-binding protein, translating into MSETVWHPTKEYIESTRLYQWMNKLGYSDYDTFFNKTVEDVAWFWHEAEKELEIPWYEPYTKSLNDANGIEWPIWFEEGTLNASHLSIGKWAEDPSMKDKKALVWEGEDGAVRSFTYIEMQEEVDRVAGGFRKLGLKKGDVVGIYMPMLPETVIAMMAASKIGAVFAPVFSGYGAEAVATRLNAGEAKALITADGFLRRGKTVMMKEEADRAADLSPTVEKVIVISRLNADTMWNDERDVDWQEMRNSEKYEQTERMDSQEPLMLLYTSGTTGKPKGAVHTHSGFPIKAAFDAGIGMDVKREDVLFWYTDMGWMMGPFLVYGGLVNGATILLYEGTPDYPNPDRIWELVAKHNVSHLGISPTLIRSLMTQGDEWVNKHSLDTLRVVGSTGEPWNPEPWMWLFQNVGKKQIPIFNYSGGTEIAGGILGNVLVRPIGPITFNSPLPGMAADVFDPTGKPVENEVGELVIKKPWVGMTKGFWGDSERYLNTYWSRFEQTWVHGDWVIKDTEGQWTITGRSDDILNVAGKRLGPAEVESVLVGHEAVKEAGTIGIPDEVKGEAAICFAVLNQSKEPSEALKKELLSLVAEKLGKALKPKNLYFVSDLPKTRNAKVMRRAIKAAYLGLETGDLSALENPQVLREIEQVKENVNL